In the genome of Photobacterium sp. TLY01, one region contains:
- the pgl gene encoding 6-phosphogluconolactonase, with translation MTDLKIHADAQAVVKSLADDMMAISQQDKPVHISLSGGSTPKQLFAALAQAPYAEGVNWQNLHFWWGDERCVAPDDAESNYGCAQALLFDHVAIPAENIHRIRGEDEPQAEAKRFAEEMAAVIPAENGLPVFDWILLGVGDDGHTASLFPGQTDYDEPGLSLVAPHPQSGQLRVSKSARLLEAAKRISYLVIGAGKTEIVAEIHSQPADSLPYPAAKIQARHGKTEWYLDAVAASKLAIGE, from the coding sequence ATGACTGATCTTAAAATTCATGCTGATGCACAAGCCGTGGTGAAAAGCCTGGCTGACGACATGATGGCCATCAGCCAGCAAGATAAGCCTGTACATATTTCGTTGTCGGGGGGGAGCACGCCGAAGCAGTTGTTTGCCGCCTTGGCCCAGGCGCCATATGCCGAAGGTGTCAACTGGCAGAATTTGCATTTCTGGTGGGGCGACGAGCGTTGTGTTGCACCGGATGATGCAGAAAGTAACTATGGTTGTGCCCAGGCACTGCTGTTTGATCACGTGGCGATCCCGGCAGAAAATATCCACCGTATCCGTGGTGAAGACGAACCACAGGCTGAAGCGAAGCGTTTCGCAGAAGAAATGGCGGCGGTGATTCCGGCTGAAAATGGACTCCCTGTTTTTGATTGGATTTTACTAGGTGTCGGCGACGATGGTCATACTGCGTCTCTTTTCCCGGGCCAGACGGACTATGATGAACCCGGTTTAAGCCTGGTGGCGCCTCATCCGCAAAGCGGTCAGTTACGTGTCAGTAAGTCAGCACGTTTGCTGGAAGCGGCAAAACGAATTTCTTATCTGGTTATCGGTGCGGGTAAAACCGAGATTGTGGCAGAAATCCATTCTCAGCCAGCCGATAGCCTGCCTTATCCGGCCGCCAAGATTCAGGCGCGTCACGGAAAGACAGAATGGTATTTGGATGCAGTAGCAGCCAGTAAGTTAGCGATTGGAGAATAA
- the adk gene encoding adenylate kinase: MRIILLGAPGAGKGTQAQFIMEKFGIPQISTGDMLRAAIKAGTELGKQAKAVIDAGQLVSDDIILGLVKERIAEDDCAKGFLLDGFPRTIPQADGLKEVGVAVDYVIEFDVPDSVIVERMAGRRVHLASGRTYHAVYNPPKVEGKDDITGEELVIREDDKEETVRARLGVYHNQTAPLISYYSKEADAGNTTYIKIDGTQPVADVSAELEKALA; encoded by the coding sequence ATGCGCATCATTCTTCTGGGCGCTCCAGGTGCAGGTAAAGGCACACAGGCACAATTCATCATGGAGAAATTTGGTATTCCTCAGATTTCGACGGGTGACATGCTGCGTGCGGCAATCAAAGCGGGTACTGAGCTGGGTAAACAAGCGAAAGCCGTGATTGACGCAGGTCAGTTGGTGTCTGACGATATTATTCTGGGTCTGGTCAAAGAGCGTATTGCTGAAGACGACTGTGCAAAAGGCTTCCTGCTGGACGGTTTCCCACGTACGATTCCTCAGGCTGATGGCCTGAAAGAAGTTGGCGTGGCAGTGGATTACGTCATTGAATTTGACGTTCCAGACAGTGTCATTGTTGAACGTATGGCGGGTCGCCGCGTACATTTGGCATCCGGCCGTACTTACCATGCGGTTTACAATCCACCGAAAGTGGAAGGTAAAGATGACATCACTGGCGAAGAGCTGGTGATCCGCGAAGATGACAAAGAAGAAACAGTGCGTGCACGTCTGGGTGTATATCATAACCAAACGGCACCGCTGATCAGCTATTACAGCAAAGAAGCCGATGCTGGCAACACTACATACATCAAAATTGATGGTACACAGCCCGTTGCTGATGTCAGTGCAGAGCTGGAAAAAGCTTTGGCTTAA
- the hemH gene encoding ferrochelatase, translating to MENKGIGVLLVNLGTPDEATPAAVKRFLGEFLSDPRVVDLSKWLWRPALYGAILPIRSPKVAKLYQSIWLEEGSPLMVYSQRQRDALEARLNIPVALGMTYGNPSIQSALSMLSDQGCRKVIVLPLYPQYSRTTTAAVFDKVARSLKQTDYLPELRFINHYQDHPGYISALAESVTNVWAEHGEPDYLLCSYHGIPKRYADLGDPYPEHCNQTTALLAEALAMPRDKMSMSYQSIFGREEWLKPYTEPTIIELAQKGVKRLDVICPAFSVDCLETIEEIAEGCKDAFINAGGETFNLIPCLNDNSAHIAMMENLIKQHIQGW from the coding sequence ATGGAGAATAAAGGCATTGGCGTACTCTTGGTCAATCTGGGTACACCGGATGAAGCAACCCCGGCAGCAGTAAAACGCTTTCTGGGCGAATTTTTGAGTGACCCCCGTGTTGTCGATCTGTCTAAGTGGCTATGGCGACCGGCACTCTACGGCGCCATTCTGCCGATTCGTTCACCCAAAGTTGCGAAACTGTATCAGTCGATTTGGCTTGAGGAAGGCTCGCCGCTGATGGTCTATTCGCAGCGACAACGCGATGCGCTGGAGGCAAGGCTGAACATACCGGTCGCTTTGGGGATGACGTACGGGAACCCCAGCATTCAGTCAGCCTTATCGATGCTCAGCGATCAGGGATGCCGTAAGGTAATTGTTTTACCCTTATATCCGCAGTATTCGCGCACGACAACAGCTGCCGTGTTTGACAAAGTGGCGCGCAGCCTGAAGCAGACGGATTACTTGCCGGAGCTCAGGTTTATCAACCATTATCAGGACCACCCTGGCTATATTTCGGCGCTCGCTGAATCAGTCACGAATGTCTGGGCTGAACATGGAGAGCCCGATTATTTACTGTGTTCTTACCATGGCATTCCCAAACGTTACGCGGACCTGGGCGATCCTTATCCCGAGCACTGTAACCAGACAACCGCACTGCTGGCGGAAGCACTGGCGATGCCAAGAGACAAGATGAGCATGAGTTATCAGTCGATTTTTGGTCGTGAGGAATGGCTAAAGCCTTATACCGAGCCAACGATTATTGAATTGGCCCAAAAAGGGGTTAAGCGGCTGGATGTGATTTGCCCTGCTTTTTCAGTCGATTGTCTGGAAACCATCGAAGAGATAGCGGAGGGCTGTAAAGATGCCTTCATCAATGCCGGTGGTGAAACCTTTAACCTGATCCCCTGCCTCAATGATAACAGTGCCCATATTGCTATGATGGAAAACCTGATCAAACAGCATATTCAGGGCTGGTAA
- the htpG gene encoding molecular chaperone HtpG, which translates to MTEKTIEKRSFSSDVSNILHLMIHSLYSNKEIFLRELISNASDAADKLRFRALSAPELYENDGELAVRLSFDEKAGTVTISDNGIGMTRDEVIEHLGTIAKSGTKDFFSKLSEDQSKDSQLIGQFGVGFYSSFIVADAVTVNTRAAGAAADQAVSWYSTGEGDYTVEDIEKAGRGTEIILHLREEEKEFLSEYRLRNIISKYSDHIGIPVLMETAEHDEEGKETGKKWEQVNKAQALWTRSKADISDDEYKEFYKHVSHDFAEPLSWSHNRVEGQQDYTSLLYIPSKAPFDLYNRDSKHGLKLYVQRVFIMDDAEQFMPMYLRFMRGLIDSNDLPLNVSREILQDNKVTQALRKACTKRALSMLEKLSKKDEYASFWQEFGQVLKEGVAEDFANREKIAGLLRFSSTHNDTSEQTVSLADYVSRMKEGQEKIYYITADSFKAAKNSPHLEQFRAKGLEVVLMHDRIDEWLMGYLPEFDGKQFQSITKAGLDLSKFENEEEKEAQEQTKEEFASVIERTKTYLGDRVQDVRATFKLQDTPAVVVTDENEMGTQMAKLLAAAGHEAPEVKYIFELNPKHPVVNRMADEADEDAFGRWVEMLLGQAMLAERGSMEDPSQFLAAVNKLLAQP; encoded by the coding sequence ATGACAGAAAAAACCATTGAAAAACGAAGTTTTAGCTCTGATGTATCTAACATACTTCACTTAATGATCCACTCATTGTACTCAAATAAAGAGATATTTTTACGGGAGCTGATTTCCAATGCTTCCGATGCGGCTGACAAACTGAGGTTTCGTGCCCTTTCTGCCCCAGAGCTGTATGAAAACGATGGCGAGCTGGCTGTTCGTTTGTCGTTTGATGAAAAAGCAGGCACAGTCACGATCAGTGATAATGGTATCGGGATGACCCGCGATGAGGTCATCGAACACCTGGGGACGATTGCAAAGTCCGGTACCAAAGACTTTTTCTCCAAGCTCAGTGAAGATCAGAGCAAAGATTCTCAGCTGATTGGCCAGTTTGGCGTCGGCTTCTATTCTTCATTCATTGTTGCCGATGCTGTGACCGTCAATACCCGTGCTGCGGGCGCGGCTGCCGATCAGGCGGTCAGTTGGTATTCAACCGGTGAAGGCGATTATACGGTTGAGGATATCGAGAAAGCAGGCCGTGGTACCGAGATCATTCTTCATCTGCGTGAAGAAGAAAAAGAATTCCTCAGCGAGTACCGCCTGCGCAATATCATCAGTAAATATTCGGATCACATTGGCATTCCTGTGCTGATGGAAACGGCTGAACACGATGAAGAAGGCAAGGAAACCGGTAAGAAATGGGAGCAGGTCAATAAAGCGCAGGCGTTATGGACCCGCAGTAAAGCTGACATTTCAGATGACGAATACAAAGAATTCTACAAACACGTCTCCCATGACTTTGCCGAGCCGCTGAGCTGGAGCCATAACCGCGTGGAAGGTCAGCAGGACTATACCAGTCTGCTGTATATTCCGTCCAAAGCGCCGTTTGACCTGTATAACCGCGACAGCAAACACGGCCTGAAACTCTATGTGCAGCGTGTCTTTATCATGGACGATGCCGAGCAGTTCATGCCGATGTACCTGCGCTTTATGCGTGGTCTGATTGACTCAAATGATCTGCCGTTAAATGTGTCCCGTGAAATTCTGCAGGACAACAAAGTGACTCAGGCGCTGCGCAAAGCTTGTACTAAGCGTGCCTTGTCTATGCTGGAAAAGTTGTCGAAGAAAGATGAGTATGCATCCTTCTGGCAAGAGTTCGGTCAGGTACTGAAAGAAGGCGTGGCGGAAGATTTCGCGAATCGCGAGAAAATTGCCGGCTTGCTGCGTTTCAGCTCAACCCATAACGATACGTCTGAGCAAACCGTTTCTCTGGCCGATTACGTCAGCCGGATGAAAGAAGGCCAGGAAAAGATCTACTACATTACTGCAGATAGCTTCAAGGCGGCAAAAAACAGCCCTCACCTGGAACAGTTCCGTGCTAAAGGCCTGGAAGTTGTCCTGATGCACGACCGCATTGATGAATGGCTGATGGGTTATCTGCCGGAATTTGACGGTAAGCAGTTCCAGTCTATTACCAAGGCGGGTCTGGATCTTTCCAAGTTCGAAAACGAAGAAGAGAAAGAAGCGCAGGAGCAGACAAAAGAAGAGTTTGCCTCGGTTATTGAACGCACCAAAACGTATCTGGGCGATCGTGTGCAAGATGTTCGCGCAACCTTTAAGCTGCAAGATACACCGGCTGTGGTCGTAACGGATGAAAATGAAATGGGGACACAAATGGCGAAACTGCTGGCTGCGGCCGGGCACGAAGCGCCGGAAGTGAAGTACATTTTTGAGTTGAATCCGAAACACCCAGTCGTGAACCGTATGGCCGATGAAGCGGATGAAGACGCGTTTGGCCGCTGGGTTGAGATGTTACTGGGGCAGGCAATGCTGGCTGAACGAGGCTCGATGGAAGATCCATCCCAGTTCCTTGCTGCCGTAAATAAGCTGTTGGCACAGCCATAA
- a CDS encoding helix-turn-helix domain-containing protein, with product MEKNAQIGQIDARLVQAARLVPQQVGQVKLSKTQLRVLQAMIKGEQVTPSQIAERCDLSNSWASTLLRRLSEKAYVTRQAFACPAGGVEYVYVIA from the coding sequence ATGGAAAAAAATGCTCAAATCGGGCAGATCGACGCTCGTCTGGTGCAAGCTGCACGCCTGGTACCGCAACAGGTTGGACAGGTGAAGCTGAGTAAAACGCAACTGCGAGTGCTGCAGGCAATGATAAAAGGTGAGCAGGTCACACCGTCACAAATTGCGGAACGTTGCGACCTGTCGAACTCATGGGCGAGTACGTTACTGCGGCGGCTTTCTGAAAAAGCCTATGTCACCCGCCAGGCATTTGCGTGCCCTGCGGGTGGGGTTGAATACGTGTACGTTATCGCCTGA
- a CDS encoding inosine/guanosine kinase — protein sequence MKFPGQRKSKHYFPVHARDPLLTQASSKPLERTHVVGIDQTLVDIEACVDDEFLNRYALSKGHSLVIAEDAAEALYRELKEKDLIRHEFAGGTIGNTLHNYSVLADDKSVLLGVMSQDIQIGSYAYRYLVNTSSRMDLNHLQPVDGPIGRCFALITPDGERTFAINEGRMNQLEPDSIPESIFERASALVLTAYLVRCKAGDPMPEATMRAIQYAKKYDVPVVLTLGTKFVIADDPQWWRDFLREHVTVVAMNEDEAEALTGFSDPLLASDKALDWVDFVLCTAGPVGLYTAGYTEESTKRTTSLPLLPGEIPEFNRYEFSRPMTKADCETPLRVYSHIAPYMGGPERIKNTNGAGDGALSALLHDMAANRYHKENVPKSSKHSYDFLAYSSFSQICLYSNRVSYEVLAQHSPRLSRGLPEREDSLEEAYWER from the coding sequence ATGAAATTTCCTGGTCAACGTAAATCAAAACACTATTTTCCCGTCCATGCCCGAGATCCGCTTCTGACTCAGGCCAGCAGCAAACCGCTTGAGCGTACCCATGTCGTAGGCATAGACCAAACGCTGGTGGACATTGAGGCTTGTGTCGATGATGAGTTCCTGAATCGTTATGCGCTGAGCAAAGGACATTCTCTGGTGATCGCCGAAGACGCCGCAGAAGCGCTTTATCGTGAACTGAAAGAAAAAGACCTGATTCGTCATGAGTTTGCGGGTGGAACAATCGGAAATACGCTGCACAATTATTCCGTACTGGCGGATGATAAATCCGTGCTGCTGGGCGTGATGAGCCAGGATATCCAGATTGGCAGCTATGCCTATCGTTATCTGGTCAACACCTCCAGCCGTATGGATCTGAATCACCTTCAACCGGTGGACGGGCCGATTGGTCGCTGTTTTGCCCTGATCACTCCAGACGGTGAGCGAACGTTCGCCATCAACGAAGGCCGGATGAACCAGCTCGAACCGGACAGCATTCCGGAATCGATTTTTGAGCGTGCCTCTGCGCTGGTCTTGACGGCCTACCTGGTGCGTTGCAAAGCAGGCGATCCAATGCCGGAAGCCACCATGCGTGCCATTCAGTATGCCAAGAAATACGATGTGCCGGTGGTGCTGACCCTGGGCACTAAATTTGTGATAGCAGACGATCCGCAATGGTGGCGCGATTTCCTGCGTGAGCATGTTACGGTCGTCGCCATGAATGAAGACGAAGCCGAAGCACTGACCGGATTTTCCGATCCATTACTGGCTTCTGATAAAGCCCTGGACTGGGTTGATTTTGTGCTGTGCACCGCGGGTCCTGTGGGTTTGTACACAGCTGGTTATACGGAAGAGAGCACCAAGCGAACCACCAGTTTACCGCTGCTGCCTGGCGAAATTCCTGAGTTTAACCGCTACGAATTCAGCCGCCCGATGACCAAAGCCGATTGCGAAACGCCGCTTCGCGTTTATTCGCATATTGCCCCTTATATGGGCGGGCCGGAGCGGATTAAAAATACCAACGGTGCCGGGGATGGCGCACTGTCGGCGCTGCTGCATGATATGGCGGCAAACCGTTACCATAAAGAAAATGTGCCAAAATCCAGCAAGCACAGCTACGATTTCCTTGCCTATTCATCGTTTTCTCAGATCTGCCTGTATTCGAATCGCGTCAGCTACGAAGTACTGGCTCAGCACTCTCCACGTTTGTCGCGAGGATTACCTGAGCGGGAAGACAGTCTGGAAGAGGCGTATTGGGAGCGTTGA
- the gnd gene encoding decarboxylating NADP(+)-dependent phosphogluconate dehydrogenase, protein MKGDIGVIGLAVMGQNLILNMDDHGFKVVAHNRTAAKVDEFLNGPAKGTQIQGAYSLQELVDKLETPRKIMLMVRAGDVVDSFIEQLIPLLDKGDIIIDGGNSNYPDSIRRVDYLKDKGLRFIGAGVSGGEEGARFGPSIMPGGDAEAWPFVKPIFQAIAAKTEQGEPCCDWVGESGAGHFVKMVHNGIEYGDMQLISEAYHFMKTGLGMTHEEMEQAFRDWNETELNSYLIEITADILAYRDEDGEPLVEKIMDSAGQKGTGKWTGINALDMGIPLTLITESVFARCLSSLKGQREEAEKLFGKTVEAVEGDKAEWLEAVRQALLASKIISYAQGFMLMRQASDDNGWNLNYGNVALMWRGGCIIRSAFLGNIRDAFEADPSLAFLGSDPYFKAILENGMKAWRKVAAKSLEIGLPMPCLTSALTFLDGYTTARLPANMIQAQRDYFGAHTYERTDKPRGQYFHTNWTGTGGDTASTTYDV, encoded by the coding sequence ATGAAAGGTGATATTGGTGTAATCGGCCTTGCCGTGATGGGCCAGAACCTGATCCTGAACATGGATGACCACGGTTTTAAGGTCGTTGCGCATAACCGTACAGCTGCCAAAGTCGACGAATTTCTGAATGGCCCGGCGAAAGGCACTCAAATCCAGGGCGCTTACAGCCTGCAGGAGCTGGTCGATAAGCTGGAAACCCCTCGCAAAATCATGCTGATGGTCCGTGCTGGTGATGTGGTCGACAGCTTTATCGAGCAACTGATCCCGTTGCTGGACAAAGGCGACATCATCATTGATGGCGGTAACTCGAACTACCCAGACAGTATCCGTCGTGTGGATTACCTGAAAGACAAAGGTTTGCGTTTCATCGGTGCCGGCGTATCCGGTGGTGAAGAAGGTGCGCGTTTCGGACCGTCTATCATGCCAGGTGGTGATGCGGAAGCATGGCCATTTGTGAAGCCTATTTTCCAGGCGATTGCCGCTAAAACTGAGCAGGGCGAGCCTTGCTGTGACTGGGTTGGCGAGTCTGGCGCTGGTCACTTTGTGAAAATGGTTCATAACGGGATTGAATACGGTGATATGCAGCTGATCAGTGAAGCGTATCACTTTATGAAAACCGGTCTGGGCATGACTCACGAAGAAATGGAGCAGGCGTTCCGTGACTGGAATGAGACTGAGCTGAACAGCTATCTGATCGAAATCACAGCCGATATTCTGGCATATCGTGATGAAGACGGTGAGCCACTGGTTGAGAAAATCATGGACTCGGCCGGTCAGAAAGGTACGGGTAAGTGGACAGGCATTAATGCTCTGGACATGGGTATTCCGTTAACACTGATCACCGAATCTGTGTTTGCGCGCTGCCTGTCTTCGCTGAAAGGTCAGCGTGAAGAAGCAGAGAAGCTGTTTGGTAAAACAGTCGAAGCCGTTGAAGGTGATAAAGCAGAGTGGCTGGAAGCGGTACGTCAGGCACTGCTGGCGTCTAAGATTATCTCTTATGCACAAGGCTTTATGCTGATGCGTCAGGCGTCTGACGACAACGGCTGGAATCTGAATTACGGTAACGTTGCTCTGATGTGGCGCGGTGGCTGTATCATTCGTTCAGCTTTCCTGGGTAACATTCGTGATGCGTTTGAAGCGGACCCTTCACTGGCGTTCCTGGGTTCAGACCCTTACTTCAAAGCAATCCTGGAAAACGGTATGAAAGCCTGGCGTAAAGTGGCAGCCAAATCACTGGAGATTGGCCTGCCAATGCCGTGCCTGACCTCTGCACTGACCTTCCTGGATGGCTATACGACTGCGCGTCTGCCGGCAAATATGATTCAGGCGCAGCGTGACTACTTTGGTGCGCACACTTATGAGCGTACTGACAAGCCACGCGGTCAGTATTTTCACACCAACTGGACGGGCACAGGCGGCGATACGGCCTCCACAACCTACGACGTCTAA
- the zwf gene encoding glucose-6-phosphate dehydrogenase, which produces MVIPENSDIVIFGASGDLTYRKLIPALYHLYVNQMLPSDFSILGVSRTANSDEEYREKVRASLVKTEKTDPEKLAAFCQHVGYQAINTLDCDDYGKLQQRLEEKAAQSAAPRNTLFYLATPPSLYDVIPASLAAHGLNDESTGWKRLIIEKPFGYDLETAQELDKKLHKHFKESQIFRIDHYLGKETVQNLLVFRFANGMFEPLWNRNFIDYVEITAAEFLGVEERGGYYENAGAVRDMLQNHLLQVLAMVAMEPPSAINGNVMRDEVAKVLNSLQPLSEEDLRKNLVLGQYTASELRGKELAGYREEPGVAEDSRTETYVGLKAFINNWRWNGVPFYIRTGKRLPTRVTEVVIHFKKTPHPVFGKDAPDNKLVLRIQPDEGILMNFALKRPGAGFKTQEVAMDFRYDELVDSNVLTAYERLLLDAMAGDSTLFARSDAVEACWRYVQPILSFNQDPHALFGYACGTWGPKEADELLARDNRQWRFPCSNLTDTEYCEL; this is translated from the coding sequence ATGGTCATACCTGAAAACAGCGATATTGTTATTTTTGGTGCCTCAGGCGATTTAACGTATCGTAAGCTTATCCCAGCGCTGTATCATCTGTATGTAAATCAGATGCTACCTTCTGATTTCTCTATCCTCGGCGTCAGCCGTACTGCAAACAGCGATGAGGAATACAGAGAAAAAGTCCGGGCTTCTCTGGTCAAGACCGAGAAGACGGATCCTGAGAAGTTGGCTGCATTTTGTCAGCATGTTGGATATCAGGCCATCAACACGTTAGATTGTGATGACTATGGTAAGTTGCAACAGCGACTGGAAGAAAAAGCCGCTCAGTCTGCTGCTCCACGTAACACTCTATTCTATCTCGCCACTCCCCCCAGTTTATATGATGTGATCCCGGCCAGTCTGGCAGCTCACGGTCTGAACGATGAAAGCACCGGCTGGAAACGACTAATCATCGAAAAACCGTTTGGTTATGACCTGGAAACGGCTCAGGAACTGGATAAGAAGCTGCACAAGCACTTCAAAGAAAGCCAGATTTTCCGTATTGACCACTACCTGGGCAAAGAAACGGTTCAGAACCTGCTGGTCTTCCGTTTTGCGAACGGTATGTTTGAGCCATTATGGAACCGTAACTTTATTGATTACGTTGAGATTACCGCAGCGGAATTCCTGGGTGTGGAAGAACGCGGTGGCTATTACGAAAACGCAGGTGCGGTGCGTGATATGCTGCAGAACCACCTGCTGCAGGTGCTGGCCATGGTTGCGATGGAGCCGCCTTCGGCCATCAACGGTAACGTGATGCGTGATGAAGTGGCCAAAGTGCTCAATAGCCTGCAACCGCTGTCTGAAGAAGACTTGCGTAAGAACCTGGTTCTGGGGCAATACACCGCTTCTGAATTACGCGGAAAAGAGCTGGCCGGTTATCGTGAAGAGCCGGGCGTTGCGGAAGACTCCCGGACCGAAACCTATGTTGGCCTGAAAGCATTTATCAACAACTGGCGCTGGAACGGGGTACCGTTTTATATCCGCACCGGTAAACGTCTGCCAACGCGTGTCACCGAAGTGGTGATTCACTTCAAGAAAACACCGCACCCGGTATTTGGTAAAGATGCGCCTGATAACAAGCTGGTTCTGCGTATTCAGCCTGATGAAGGTATTTTGATGAACTTCGCCCTGAAACGTCCGGGTGCAGGTTTCAAAACCCAGGAAGTGGCGATGGATTTCCGTTACGACGAACTGGTCGACAGCAATGTGCTGACGGCATACGAGCGTTTGCTGCTCGATGCCATGGCTGGTGATTCCACCCTGTTTGCACGCAGCGATGCGGTTGAAGCTTGCTGGCGTTATGTTCAGCCGATTCTGTCATTCAACCAGGATCCGCATGCCCTGTTTGGTTATGCTTGTGGTACCTGGGGACCGAAAGAAGCCGATGAACTGCTGGCCAGGGATAACCGTCAGTGGCGCTTCCCGTGTTCCAACCTGACTGATACCGAATACTGCGAGTTATAA
- a CDS encoding MucR family transcriptional regulator — protein sequence MFTSAEEVAEYLSHEHIKCLECGRTFAFLPHHIRRTHHMTSEEYREKYNLPVSAPLAGQTYRAQQREKLLRMRTEGRIDTKHLASASDIARTAGRGQRRDFDLAAQAERASQIPHEQLPPGAKRADGRDADRAREYQRKYRNRKID from the coding sequence ATGTTTACCAGCGCCGAAGAGGTGGCTGAATACCTCAGCCATGAACATATTAAATGTTTGGAATGTGGCAGGACATTTGCCTTTCTACCACACCACATACGCCGCACGCATCACATGACCTCTGAGGAATACCGTGAGAAATACAACCTACCGGTGAGCGCACCGTTAGCTGGCCAAACCTATCGCGCTCAACAGCGGGAAAAACTGCTGCGGATGCGGACAGAGGGGCGGATTGACACAAAGCACCTAGCTTCCGCTTCTGACATTGCACGAACGGCTGGTCGAGGTCAGCGACGTGACTTCGATTTAGCAGCACAGGCAGAACGCGCCAGCCAAATCCCGCATGAACAGTTACCGCCTGGTGCGAAGCGCGCTGATGGTCGTGATGCAGATCGGGCAAGAGAATATCAGCGTAAATATCGCAATCGAAAAATTGATTGA